A segment of the Halodesulfovibrio aestuarii DSM 17919 = ATCC 29578 genome:
AAGCTTGGTCTAATTTTTGGGAGACTATAAAAATAATAACTCTTGATGTTGATTCAGAGAGTTTTGCCCAAGAGATTAGAGACCATCTCAATGGACAATGTAAGAAAGTTAAGAATTCTAGGGAGGAGTTTCTTGATTTTGAGAGTAAATGGACTCTCGTTAGAGAATTATTGAATAAGTTAAAGCATCAAAGACTAGCTTTGTTGTCTTATGAATATCAAAAGCTGCCGAGACTTCAAGAACTTGTTAAGCAGGCCAAAGACCTTATTGAAGTAGATGATGAGATGGATGACTCTTTTGTTATGGCTTTGCATGCAGTTGGCGATATTAATGCAGTAAGGCTATTAACAATGCATAAGGCGAAGGGGTTAGAGTTTGAAGCGGTGATTCTTCAGGCTGTGGAAGCAAACACTTTTTGGGGGGATGACGTCGATGAAAACCTGTGTACATTCTTCGTAGGGGCTTCAAGGGCTAAAAGCCATCTAGTTTTGACTCATTGCTCTCAGCGTGAACGTCCAGAGGGTTTTCCAGTTAGAAGGCCTTGGACACAACGACGAACTCCACAGAATGAATATCTTGGCTATGCTCGTGCTGTAATTCCAGAAGATTGATACTGAGATCTCTAAAAAAAGGTTAGGAGAGCTGCGGATAGTGTTTGATCGCTAATTATTGTTTTGAGCAAAAGGTTGTACAGAAGTTGTACAAAATAAAAATTCCAGAATTTGAAAAGTAAAAAGGCACTCACGTATTTCTACGTAAGTGCCTGTTTTTACATGGTACCGAGAGGGAGACTTGAACTCCCACAGCTGTAAAGCCGGCGGATTTTGAATACCTTCCCAACGGGTTTGTAGGTGTGTCTTGCTGTGTTAGATGTAGTAATAGCAGTATGTTGAGTTGAAAGGTGTGTGGCATGTTGTGTCTTGACCATGTAAAAAAGCGGGGGCATAACGGGGGAGAGGTGAGCATGATGAAAGCAAAGAAAACATGGTTCCGGGTGAAGGGTGCAAGAGGCATCCGCTACTATGAGCTTGAAGATCGCAAGCACCGTAGCCGCCCTGATAAATACTTCTGCGTCCGTTGGTATCGCAACGGCAAAGAGCATGAGGAAGGGCTTGGCTGGTCCTCTGAAGGATGGACGGCAGCCGAGATCACTCGCATGCGCAACCAGCTCCAGCAGAACTACAAGCAGGGAGAGACGCCCACCACCTTTAAGGAGTTGATGGAGCAGCGCGAGGAGAAGAGACGGGCAGCCAAGGCCGTCGAGGAAGAAGAAACCCTGCGCGCTATGACCTTCCGTCAGTTCTTCGAGGAGCACTTCATTCCGTGGAAACGGGACAGGAAGAAGCGGCGCAGCTGGGCGGACGACGTCAAGCGCGCCAACCATCGTATTCTGCCTTTCTTGGGTGAACTGCCCCTCAACTCCATTACACCCGATCTCCTGCATGAGTTCATGGATAGCATGTATGAGGATAATCTCAGTGACGGCACTGTCCTGCATCATATGGCCGTGATCCGCCAGACCTTCAACAGAGCGACCGTTACCACTGTGGATGGAAACGTGGTGTTCACCGGACTGTCTCCAATCGCCAGCGTGGAACTGCCCAAGCTTTCCGATAACTGCAACGCCCGCGAGCGATACCTCACAAAAGAAGAAGCAGATCTTATTTTGCGTACATGTAGGAATAATTCTGAGAACGCTCCCCGAACTACGGGTAAGGCGTCTTGGTTGGATTTGCATGATGCTATTCTCCTCTCGCTCACAACAGGCTTGCGTATGGGTGAGATACAGCGCCTAGAATGGAGCGATATAAACTTTTATGGCAAAACATTAGTGGTGCGAAAATCTACCAGCAGAAAGCCCGGTGGAACTATCCCGCTAAACAGCAGCGCAATAACTATGTTGAAGGATCGTAAGACTCGCAGCGAACGTGCAGCGCTTGTGTTCCCTCCGGTTTTTGGCGGGAAGAAGCGCGAAAATTTCTCACATCTGTTTAAAGATGTAGTGGACTCTCTAGGCTTCAATGATGATGCAACCTCAGAGAGTCAGCGCATAGTGTTTCACAGCTTGCGGCATACCTTCGCGAGTTGGCTTGCAATTGCTGGTGTAGATATTTACCGCATTAAGTCGCTTATGCGGCACAAGACTCTTGCAATGACCCAGCGCTATGCCCACCTGATTCCGGACGATAGCCGCGAAGCTGTAGAACTGCTTTCTGTTGGCACGGACTAGGCAGCAATTCCTTTTATTTCCACCAGACCGAAACGACGTATTCCGTATTCAATAAGATCGTCACGGCGGTAGAGCACCTTCCTGCCGGATGTAAACCGCTTGCGTGGGCCAGTGCCGTTACTGTCATCTTTTTTGATGGTGTTCAGCGTCAGCCAGCCGCCAGTCAGTTTTGCAATTTCGGTACGGCAAACGATAGC
Coding sequences within it:
- a CDS encoding tyrosine-type recombinase/integrase — encoded protein: MMKAKKTWFRVKGARGIRYYELEDRKHRSRPDKYFCVRWYRNGKEHEEGLGWSSEGWTAAEITRMRNQLQQNYKQGETPTTFKELMEQREEKRRAAKAVEEEETLRAMTFRQFFEEHFIPWKRDRKKRRSWADDVKRANHRILPFLGELPLNSITPDLLHEFMDSMYEDNLSDGTVLHHMAVIRQTFNRATVTTVDGNVVFTGLSPIASVELPKLSDNCNARERYLTKEEADLILRTCRNNSENAPRTTGKASWLDLHDAILLSLTTGLRMGEIQRLEWSDINFYGKTLVVRKSTSRKPGGTIPLNSSAITMLKDRKTRSERAALVFPPVFGGKKRENFSHLFKDVVDSLGFNDDATSESQRIVFHSLRHTFASWLAIAGVDIYRIKSLMRHKTLAMTQRYAHLIPDDSREAVELLSVGTD